Genomic segment of Sander vitreus isolate 19-12246 chromosome 17, sanVit1, whole genome shotgun sequence:
GGGTAGGTCATCGGTGCCATCTTCTCTTACACTAAATCACTAGTTGGCTCTGCTCTCTCAACACGAGTCAGTGTGAGGACTGTTTGATCACACCTCATATCAAATGCTGCTTGTGGATGAAAAGTGATATGTGAaagacttttttaaacattagcGTTCTAGAAAAAAGTGGCCTGACTTTGTAAAAGTTTGCATAGTTAGATACAATCCTACAGATACTCAAATCTTTGATGTGGGAGGGTAGTCATCGGGTGTTCCCAGTTTCTATAGTTAATATACAGTGGTGTCAGATTGGTAGTAATgtagattattttttgtaacCTTGGTGGTAGTTTGCTGTTAGTTGTGGTTGAGAGTGCAGCTACCTCAGGGAGACTTGAGATGCTGCATTAGAGCTGCTGTGGCATTTACTGTGAGGAAAAAGGCTTTAGTGCTGCCAATAGAAAATCAGATTTCCTTTTTCTAAAAGCTAACAAATTCATTAATAACAAAAAGTTAATTAATATGGGAGTGTAACAATAAGGCAGTTATGATAGTGCCACAGGAGGAAGTCGTGATTTGTACATCTTTATTTCTTTGATCTGGATTGGATTATCAGGGCCATGCATGTTGAAATGTTTAGTGGCTTGATTCCAATAATTAGTGCCTGCGATGTCTGCCAATTCTGTTGTTATACAGCTTATTCAGATGTAAATTCTCAGGAAattgacttttattttaataaaacagCTGCTCAATGTTGGACAGAGCTTAAACCCTTTAAAGTTATCATTGGCAATTTTGCAAGTaagaaaaaaagttcaaatcTGTTGATTGAATTTGGTTAGACAAGTTGGAACAGTGAAACAAGAACATTTGATTTGAGGATAAGCAAAGCTATGGTTTCCTTTTCACTGGACTCAAACTAAATATTTAAGGTGACATTCTTAGTGCACTGTCACTATTTTATTGCACGACCTATTTACAGTGGGTGTCTGTGACATTGAATATAATGAGCATGTTGGTCTGTCAAAGTAGAAATATTATAAACAAAAGCTTCTTTCCACGGTCAATGTTTACATGTTTCTGTAATTCAAGAATTGATGGACTGCAAAGTTTTTCAATCTTTGCTAAACAAGCTAATTGtaatggcaacacacagctcCTAATTACAGTATTAACTTACTTAAGTGAGAATATGTTTAGTCTTTGATCAGTTTTATGTGACGATATGAGTTCCAGTACTACACAACAAGTTTTGCTCTAATAATAAAAGATGAATGTTAATAGAGCTTGGGTTTAAATAAGATGCAAGTTGGTGCTAGTTTTTATTATGTGTTTAAGCTTTTGGATTTTGCTCAGCTCTACTACATACTACTTCCACTATTCAAAATGCAAGCCTTAATTAATGGGTTACCCCAGACTTAAAGATTCAGTGATTCTCATTAACTAAAAAGCTCCATTTGAACTTAACTGTGAGACTTCTTAAGAGCTTGGATGTACAGACTGAACAGTATGGCCTCATCAACGACTCTAGCTGAGAAAGACAGAACTAGCAGTGGACACTATTAGTGTTTGGAAGATGTCGTGATGTTTACTTGACCTATGAATGGCAGTTCAAGGCTGCACTCTGCATTTGCTTGGGTGGTGGGTTTAaataaagatgcaaaagaggggTATGAATCACTcatgaaaatgatttttttgtctattttgtaCAATCTGTGAAATCTAACATCGTCTCcttgttttaaaaggtttatatgcaaaaatgttttcaagTTTTGACAATgttcttatgtaaaataaaacctATTTTGGTACCTCTCTTCTCCAACTGTGCTGCTTTGTGTGGACATTGTGTAGTACACTTGGATGCCAACAGGAGGAGAGCTAACGCCACATTAAATTATAAATGCTCTGGTTCAATCACTGAGCCAGATTGCTACCAAATGGTGATGTTGAAAGACAAATAAGATCAGTTTAACAAAGCAAAACCGAAAAGCACCAACTTATGGGCACAAATAGGGGTCAATAAGATAGTAAGCGTGCAGTATGTTTAGAGAAATGCAGAGCGATGTAAATACTGCATGAGAAAGGGCAAGTTTGTCAAtgtgtaaaaaagaaatgtagtttaaaaaaaaaaaaaaatgagaatgtCAAATAAAATTTGTCCACAAACGTAATCAACTGTAAGGTTACTCAAAGACAGGAAAAACGTTAATATCAGTACAGATTTAAAGAAGAAACGGTGAAACTTAAAGATCCCATACTTTGTGGGGCACTTAAACTACACATGCTGAAGTTACAACTTTGGTTTTTGGCCCTGGTTTTGACTGTAGGGACAACAAATGTTTTCTATACATTCACAAACTTATATTTCTGGTTTAGAAGTGTTTCACAGGTTTACAAATGGtgataaattattatttctGAACATTGCCTCTCAAACTTAAAATCATATTTGAGCCCATACAGAATCagtcatttagaaaaaaagtgagaattCATACACTGTGCATGTGTTGACTGGTCACTTATTTAGATATCTGGTTGGTTGAGGCGATAGGATGATTCAGTAAACATTTACTGAATATACATACGCTATCACAGTTCCTTCATTTATAACCTACATAATGTGTTGTAAACATTACAAAAACAGAGATGTGTTTGCCAAGTCTGTAAAGTGGTCATCCCAAGAGACTAACTAAGTCTTGCCCTCAGCAAGGCCAGTCAGATGTTAACAAAGGCTTTCCAGGAAGcattcaaaatgtgtgtgtgtgtgtgtgtgtgtgtgtgtgagtgagtgtgaccATTGCCTGGGTGACCAGATGAGGGATAGCTTCCTCTTATGACTTTAGTCCTTACATATCCTGGCCCAGCCAAACCATCAGTCTTTGCTTTCTGAAGGAGGATGTTTAGTTATAGTCTGACCACAGATCTGGTTTCCCTGATGTCAGAATTTGTGAGAAATACTGCCATAAAGTCCGTCTGTGAGTGTGAATGAACTTCACGTGTCATCTTGTTTATTCAagtgagtttttttgtgtggatgTCTGGGCTCATTTTAATGGGTGGTCTGATTTGGTGTCAGGGGTGCACAGCCAGTTTAAAGCCCTCCCCTCTCAGGAAGCGGTGTCAAGGTCAGGGTTGGTGCTTCCTGCATGAGCCAGCgctcctctttccttccttttgtTCCTAATCATCAAATCCTGCATGATCCTTCTAGCCTTGACTCCTCCCTAGATCCATCCCTCAGAGATACAAGGGCGTGGTCCTTCATTCTGAGTGTAGGCTGCAAAATCTACTCCCCAAACAGCAGAATGTGATTCATCAGCTGCAGTCAGTGCCATCAGCAGTAGCTGCTCTGTTCTGCAGTTTTCTCTCACATTcctatcctgtgtgtgtgtgtgtaatacacAACCTCATACAAAGAGCATTAGCTTAGCTATTTCTAAGCACTTTCCTTATCCTTCTAATGTCTTTTACTTATGCTCCTCTACATTTTTGAGGTGACCCTCAGGATGGATTTTGCAGTCATTCCTCGAGTCAGCTGTAAAATGTAGGCTCAAAACCTAATTCTGTGTTGCATATGTGTCAATATGAAATATGCAAATGTTTTGATCAACCTATTTGTGCTTTGTTCTTTATTCTCCTGTTGTGAATTATTCGTCAGCCATTAAAGGAGCCCTCCATCAATTTTACAGATCACTCAGTGATGTCAGTTTACTCATCACAAGGAGTACTACTACTTGACAGTGCTGAGCTTTGAGGGGACTGAGAGCCAGAGTCCAAAATTAAACAAGCTGTTGTAGCTGATTAGCTGTGTGTCACTATCCACTTTTATTTAACATATTGGAGTATAAACTGCACCACAAAAGAGGACTAGTTTGCAGTTGGTTATAAGACAGGAGTCTATGGTACAAATATGTCTTGTGAATAAACTACCTGAACTTGTAGTTCTGTTAGAGTAAATGGCCCAGtacagaaaaaacagaaataagttGTTCTGACTGACTAATGCTAAACCATGTCTTGACTGGCTAGCATTCCAGTGGTTAACTTGCCAACTAGCCACTTAGCTTGACACTAAAAAATGTAAGATTTGTACCTCCATGTTTTATTGCTGTAAGCCTGATAATGGTGATTGATTAGGTGGTGTGAAGGTGATTAACTCGACAGAACTtggtcacagcagcagcagatagcTGGAGAAGATCAGCTGCTCCTAATGCTGCTCAGCAGGTCTCCTGTCTCTTCTTATTCTACACCAACACAGGGACAGACAAACACTGACCGGCTAATTTGGAGCAACCTGCCCAACCCCATTTCACTGGAATGACGTGAAATATCAAAAAAGGAAGTACACTTTATATTTCAATAGAAAGAACATCGGTGTCAGCTTTAGTTTACTATATTTGGACATCTGTCACTTTGGTCGTGCATGTCTTCTGAAACACTTGAAACTGGAAAATGAAGTCATTATTAACTGTGTTCTAGCTCTGACCAGTCCTCACACTTAGTCAACAGGAACAAGAGTTGCATTAAAAAGGAATTATGTAATTTTAGATCGTAAAGCAAGTGACAGTCACAGCGTATAAACCTAACACTGAATATAATTTAGCTTGGTTCATTTCAATGCCTTAGATCTCTACTCTGCTGATTTGCTAcactgctcatgttcaaaaagACAATTTGGAAATTAAAGAGGTTGGTTGATTTATTGAGCACTTGGAGGTCAGAAGTAGGTAAAATAGGCTGTGTTAAGGCACAGCAGGTTAACGACTGTagatacataaacacataaaaatCACATTCTACTCACTCCTCGTAAAGAAGCGACTATCTGTATTAAACAACCCAAATTCATTACAgtaaacatttacagtaaaatctCATTAGATAAGATTTAAACACAAGGACATACTATGCAAACTTTTATATTATAGAGAAGACatgatattaaaaaatatttcaatgtcAAATTAGATAaatccttttaaaaatgttcactGTTGTGTTTCATGTTATGAAAGAGCGACACACTGGAATGGCTATATTACTTGTACTTACATTTCTCTATTGTGAATGGTGTAACTAATGTTAATGGGAATTCAATTACCAAACTTTCCATCGCAAAAGCACATTTCACTCAACAAGACACATCTGTAATCCCACTGTTGCATTTCAGGTGTGATGCATTTTAGCAGGGAGGACAATATtctcagtatatatatatatatatatatatatatatatatatatatatatatgtatatatatatgaactgaTCCTTTGCCTTGACTAAACGTTCTTGATAAAGTAagagtttatttatgttacagTGTTATAATGTAGAGCTACTATAAAAAGAAATCTGTGCGTATATGTTTGTATCAGCGTGTATTGCTTTTTGCTTTGTAGGTCTCCAGATGCCGCATCAGATCTTCAATACGCATGTCCTTCAAGTGAACCAGATGCTCTAACCTGTTTACTTTCATCTGTAGGatctacacacacgcacacacacacacacacacacacacacacacacacacacacacgcagatgcAAAAGGATGTGGTTAAACTAGGTACGGATTATTTCTAAAACTGTGAATTATCTCACTAATCAAAACTTCTAAATAATAACAGGAGAAGTTGCACATATGTGTCACTATTCTTCCTTAACATGCAGTTGTGGCTAAAggcggagaagaaaaaaaagttatttccgCTGAGCATATCCTGACTCACTGACCACTGCTGACACAGCTTATGACCaatgtatcacacacacacacacacacacacacagagcaacaaTATCACATGTATGATAAAGCCCCTAGAGGGCATAAAAACGGtagaaaactttgtttgcagaTGTTCTACAGTCAGCCGAGTGTTTCCATGAGTCaagtggtgagtgtgtgtgtgtgtgtgtatacctccACAGTCTCTTGCAGAGCCATGACAGCTTGCTCTTTTTCCTGCAGGATTAGTCGTAAAGTAGGGTCCATGTCTGAGTAAAACTGCGCTGTCTGCTGCGGTTTACTATACAGTGAAAAAAACCAGAATACACCATCATTATTCTAAACTCTGCTTTTGATTAAATTTAAGTCACATTAAAAGCAACATTTTGGTCCTACCCGTTTTTTATTCTgctcttttcatcttttttcatCTCTTCTCCTGCCAGTTGAGCCACAAGTTTTGCTTCGGTCTGGCGAATTTCTGAAGACAACAAAGCAAAACTATAACATTTCTCCAACTATAATGTGAACACAACATGACTAAAAACTCTGCTGTTGTTCGAAACCTAAAGGGATTCATCCCATAAACCTTATGGACACAACTAGTGTAAAATGAGGTGGATAGGAGGCAAATGACCGTATAAGAAAAAGGGCTAAACAGGGAAGTTAGATTAGaagatggagaaagaaaaaattaGGATGCCTTTAAGTCCTGCAGTGCTGAGCTCAGGCTAGAGATAAAGGCCCTCTGGTGATGTTGGGAGCTGATATGAGGACCtgagctgtgtgtctgatagcgGATGGGGTGTAGATTGAAGAGGAaagagcagagggaggaggcACTGGCCTGAGGTCAGCTTTGCAGGGTTGTTTCAGGAACAGATGAGGTGTGGGAAACGGAAGAAAGACACGTCAACAATTCACTCCCTAAAGGTTGTGGCATTCCCTTATCAATCCTGTCTGATGCTGTTCAGTGTAGatatgtttgtgtctctgtgtggtcCCTGCTATCTGTAGGAGAGATTAGCATTACCATAACTGAGAGGATTCAAACGCTAACAATATCAGGACGGGAAAGAGAGGGCAAGAAATAGAGAAGATCTTAGAAATAATATGATTTTAGAGGCAGACTCAGCCTTCATAGCAGTCACTAGTCCTCTCAGATGCCAAAAAACCACCTCAGTTTATCTTGAATATGCAGATTTTGTGTTTGTCAGCTGACCTGTAaatacagcaacattaaaaataGTCTAAAATTACACCCACTTCCTTCCCGGTActaaaagatgttaaaaaatgttggaCTGTGCAGCTTTAGTAAAGGTTTCAAACTGACTGTTTCAGCTAATACACTCCACAAATAGCACTAACATAAGGATATATCATGCACAAGGCTAAGGCCAAAACACAGTCATCATCACATTCTTGTTAATTCATCAATTTATGTTCTGGTTTATTTCACTGACTTAACCGCAGAAACATCTTGTTGTAATTTCTGCAGAAATTTAGGTTGAATATGACAACAGACATGTCTGTCAGAGGATAAAGTTCCTACAATTGTGTGGATTGAGTAAAAAAAGTTTGAGTAAAGAAATAAGAAGGTATGTTAGGGTTTGTGTAAATGCAATAACAACAATTACTCTACCTGTATGAGGTTTCTCCTGGTTTCTGGTGTCATAGTATTCCAAAtcctgagtaaaaaaaaaagtgttcaaagtgcgattattttcccatagCTACAAAGAAAGGACCacagttattatttattttgtaattagcATTCAAACAAAAGGGACTTATAGTATGTATGTCTctaagcgcacacacacacaagcataaacatacagtacacaccagTATATTCTCTGTAGTGTGCTCCAGTTTCTTGTCTATCTTCTCCCTGAGGGCATTCAGTACAGGCTCTATCACTCCTGCAGTGCTCAGTACAATCCTCTTCACTGTCTCTTCAGGCACGTGGAAGTTCAGCTTGGAAAACACCTTCCTgtccacagaagaagaaaaaacagatgtctctaatacaaataataactaataaaaaaaagaaaatcaaaagtAGTTACAATAGGAACAGCGGATTGAAAGTGGTTTAACCGATGATGATGCATGGTGATGATAAACACCATAGGGGCCAATGTGTTTACAGTGAAGACCCATAAATCTGTAGTTGGCTATGTGCCATATCACTGGCCTGGGAGAGGATGAGTGGATGTGTGCTGGATCGGTTCTCACGACGATCAGATACAGAGGCCCTTGGTATGCTGAACAAAAGTTCTGCCTCAGTGTTTATAGCCAAATCATTGAAAAGCAAAAAAGCACTGCCATTTGGATTAGGAGATATATATTGGCATTTTAACTTTttgttgagtgtgtgtttgtgtaagaaTCTTCTGGGGAGATGTGGACATATTGACAAGGTCAGACTGTGAAAATGTAAATCTTTCCAGCTCAGGGGCAGTGGCTGTTTGCTCTTCATGCAATTCCCTCCTATCCCATTTACAAGCTAGAAGTCTCCAGTACATGAGTGCAGCCACCTTTATTAGATCCATACATGGCCATACAAATAaatggttattattattatgtcttgCCTGTTGAGAAGATCCCAGTTACTGAGCTTctgctgtgtggagtttgcaggAATATAGTTGTGCAGGTCAACAAACTTTGGGAAGAAATATTTGACGACCTCTGCAGCCATCACTACAGAGGGTTCATCAGAAA
This window contains:
- the spef1 gene encoding sperm flagellar protein 1, whose amino-acid sequence is MDRELNEEELQDVYAWIDKISLSRPKRNITRDFSDGVMAAEVVKYFFPKFVDLHNYIPANSTQQKLSNWDLLNRKVFSKLNFHVPEETVKRIVLSTAGVIEPVLNALREKIDKKLEHTTENILDLEYYDTRNQEKPHTEIRQTEAKLVAQLAGEEMKKDEKSRIKNGKPQQTAQFYSDMDPTLRLILQEKEQAVMALQETVEILQMKVNRLEHLVHLKDMRIEDLMRHLETYKAKSNTR